From Lolium perenne isolate Kyuss_39 chromosome 5, Kyuss_2.0, whole genome shotgun sequence, a single genomic window includes:
- the LOC127299506 gene encoding vacuolar protein sorting-associated protein 26A, which produces MNYIIGAFKPPCDTSITFAEARGRKQVSVKKDNGKTTMVPVFQSMETISGEVSIAPVPGKRIEHTGVKIELLGQIELYFDRGNFYDFTSLVRELEIPGEIYERKTYPFEFSSVEMPYESHNGTNVRLRYILKVTIGRNYVGNIVEYRDFYVRNYSPAPTINNSIKMEVGIEDCLHIEFEYNKSKYHLNDVIIGKIYFLLVRIKIKNMELEIRRRESTGSGSNTFVETETLAKFELMDGAPVRGESIPVRLFLTPYELTPTYRNINNKFSVKYYLNLVLVDEEDRRYFKQQEITIYRLLDTPQAS; this is translated from the exons ATG AATTATATCATCGGAGCATTCAAGCCGCCCTGCGACACCTCGATCACATTCGCCGAAGCGAGAGGCAGGAAGCAG GTTTCGGTTAAGAAGGACAATGGGAAAACAACCATGGTTCCTGTTTTCCAGAGCATGGAAACGATATCTGGGGAG GTGTCAATAGCACCTGTCCCGGGTAAAAGGATTGAACACACGGGTGTCAAGATTGAGTTGCTGGGTCAAATAG AGCTGTATTTTGACCGAGGAAACTTCTATGATTTCACTTCGCTAG TGCGTGAGTTAGAAATTCCTGGTGAAATCTATGAAAGAAAAACATACCCGTTTGAGTTTTCTTCTGTTGAAATGCCCTACGAGTCTCACAACGGAACAAATGTCAGACTGAG GTATATTTTGAAGGTGACAATTGGCCGAAACTATGTTGGCAATATTGTGGAATACCGGGATTTCTAT GTAAGGAACTACTCCCCAGCCCCTACAATCAATAACAGTATCAAG ATGGAAGTAGGAATTGAGGACTGCTTACATATTGAGTTTGAATACAACAAAAGCAA GTACCATCTGAATGATGTCATCATAGGAAAGATATATTTTCTTCTTGTCAGAATAAAGATAAAGAACATGGAGTTGGAGATCCGTCGTCGGGAATCTACAGGATCAGGCTCTAATACATTTGTTGAAACTGAGACCCTTGCGAAATTTGAGTTGATGGATGGTGCTCCTGTCAGAG GAGAATCTATTCCAGTTAGGCTGTTCTTGACACCGTATGAGCTGACCCCAACTTACCGCAACATAAACAACAAATTCAGCGTCAAGTACTACCTTAACCTAGTTCTTGTGGATGAGGAAGATCGGAGGTACTTCAAGCAGCAAGAGATCACGATCTATCGTCTTCTAGATACTCCCCAAGCTTCCTAG
- the LOC127299505 gene encoding uncharacterized protein produces the protein MTARSLPSFCLHRIRSGRTAAAPPPICSKDENGDDAKAEEKEKGCGAVAIGRKVMVVADGGGDEARTALQWALSHSVRPSDTVVLLDVVRSTGKNRDDLRGYQPLEAMRSICQAKRPEVRIELSLVEGKERGPTIVEAARKQGVSLLVMGQKKRSMTWRLLSMWMAGGKGTGGNTVEYCVQHATCMALGIRRKSRRGGGYLITTRRQRDFWLLA, from the exons atGACGGCCAGATCGCTGCCGTCCTTCTGCCTCCACCGGATCAGGTCCGGCAGGACTGCCGCCGCACCGCCACCGATATGCTCCAAGGACGAAAATGGCGACGATGCCAAGGCGGAGGAGAAGGAGAAAGGCTGTGGTGCTGTTGCCATAGGGAGGAAGGTGATGGTGGTGGCTGATGGCGGTGGCGACGAGGCCCGGACGGCGCTGCAATGGGCGCTCTCTCACTCAGTGCGGCCCTCCGACACAGTGGTCCTCCTCGACGTCGTCCGGAGCACTGGCAAGAACC GAGATGATCTAAGAGGGTATCAGCCATTGGAGGCCATGAGGAGCATTTGTCAGGCTAAGAGACCAGAG GTACGCATCGAGCTTTCCCTCGTGGAAGGGAAGGAGCGAGGGCCGACGATAGTAGAGGCAGCAAGGAAGCAGGGTGTGTCGCTCCTCGTCATGGGGCAGAAGAAGCGTTCGATGACATGGAGGCTACTGTCGATGTGGATGGCCGGAGGAAAAGGAACAGGGGGCAACACCGTCGAGTACTGCGTGCAGCACGCGACGTGCATGGCGCTGGGCATACGGCGGAAGAGTCGCAGAGGGGGAGGGTACCTCATCACCACCAGGCGGCAGAGAGATTTCTGGCTCCTAGCTTGA